The nucleotide sequence CTCGGAGCTGGGGGATTCGGTGGCAATTGCCGCCGCACCATCGGAGAGCTATTCGGTGCATGTGCACACCGACGACGCGGGCGCGGCCGTCGAGGCCGGGCTGGCGGCGGGGCGGCTGAGCAAGATCGTGATCTCGGCGCTCAGTTCCGGGACCACTGCACTGGCGGCCGGCGGTTGGACCCGCCAGCGCGCCGTGCTGGCCATTGTCGACGGCGACGGTGCCGCCGAACTGTTTGCCGCCGAAGGTGCGTGTGTGTTGCGTCCCGGCGCGGGGGCCGCGGCGCCCGCGTCCGACCTGAGCGCACACCAGTTGGTGCGCGCGGTGGTCGACACCGGTGCCGCGCAGGTCATGGTGTTGCCCAACGGCTACGTCGCCGTCGAGGAACTGGTGGCCGGCTGTACGGCGGCCATCGGCTGGGGCGTTGACGTGGTCCCGGTGCCGACGGGGTCGATGGTGCAGGGCCTGGCCGCGCTGGCCGTGCACGACCCGGCCAGTCAGGCGGTCGACGACGGCTACACCATGGCCCGGGCCGCTGGGGCCGCCCGGCACGGATCGGTACGTATCGCCACCGAGACGGCACTGACCTGGGCTGGAACCTGCAAACCGGGCGATGGTCTGGGTATCGCCGGCGATGAGGTGCTGATCGTCGCCGATGACGTCGCCGCGGCGGCGATCGGGTTGGTCGATCTGTTGTTGGCGCCGGGAGGAGACTTGGTGACGGTGCTGATAGGCGCCGGTATCGATGATGATGAACGGATTGCCAGGCTGGTTGAGAGCCTGGAAAAACACATGCACGACCATCACCCGGGGACCGAGTTGGTGATCTACCGCACCGGTCATCGCGGTGACGCGCTGCTGATCGGGGTGGAGTAGCCATGGTGGCATTGAGCGATCGGCTCGACTTCGTTCTGGGTGCCAAGGCGGCCGAGGCTCTCGACGAGGAGTTCGGCATCCGGACTGTCGACGACCTCTTGCGGCACTACCCGCGCAGCTATGTCGAAGGCGGGGCACGCCGCGGCACCGACGATGAGCAGCCCGAAGTGGGGGAGCACATCACCATCGTCGATGTCATCACCGAAACCAAGTCGTTTCCCATGAAGAAGACCCCGAGGCGGTTGTGTCTGCGGATCACCCTCGGGTCGGGGCGCAACAAGGTGACCGCCACCTTCTTCAACGCCGACTACATCAAAAAGGGCCTCACCAAGAACACCCGGGTGATGCTGTCCGGCGAAGTCGGGTACTTCAAGGGCGTCATGCAGCTCACGCACCCGGCGTTTCTGATCCTGGATTCGCCGGACGGCCAGCATCACGGCACCAAATCATTGAAGAGCATCGCCGACGCCTCCCAGGCCATCAGCGGCGAACTGGCGATGGAGGAGTTCGAGCGGCGCTTTTTCCCGATCTATCCGGCCAGCACCAAGGTGCAGAGCTGGGACATCTTCAAGTGTGTGCGCCAGGTGCTCGAAGTGCTCGACCCGGTGGACGAGCCCCTGCCAGCGGCGTTACGCGCCGAGCACGGCCTGATTTCCGAGGACGACGCCTTGCGCGCGATCCACCTCGCCGAGGATGAGTCCGAACGCGAACAAGCGCGCCGGCGGCTGACCTTCGACGAAGCCGTCGGGTTGCAGTGGGCGTTGGTGGCCCGCCGGCACGGTGAGCTATCCGAGTCGGGGCCGCCGGCCCCGGCCCAATCCGACGGCCTGGCCGCCGAGCTGTTGGCACGGTTGCCTTTCGAGCTCACCGCGGGGCAGCGCGAAGTGCTCGACGAGTTGTCCGACGGGCTGGCGGCGACCCGTCCGATGAACCGCTTGCTGCAAGGCGAGGTGGGCTCGGGCAAGACGATCGTGGCGGTGCTGGCGATGCTGCAGATGGTCGATGCGGGCTACCAGTGTGCGCTGCTGGCTCCTACGGAAGTGCTTGCCGCACAGCATCTTTTGTCTATCAACGATGTTCTGGGTCCGCTGGCGATGGGGGGCCAGTTGGGCGGCGCCGACAACGCCACCCGGGTGGCGCTGCTGACCGGCTCGATGACAGCGGGGCAAAAAAAGCAGGTTCGGGCCGAAATCGCCAGCGGTCAGGTCGGCATCGTCATCGGTACCCATGCGCTGCTGCAGGACGCGGTGGAATTCCACAATCTCGGCATGGTGGTGGTCGATGAACAACACCGCTTCGGCGTCGAGCAGCGAGACCAACTGCGGGCCAAGGCTCCCGCCGGCATCACACCGCATCTGCTGGTGATGACGGCCACGCCGATACCGCGCACCGTAGCGCTCACCGTCTACGGCGACCTGGAGACCTCCACCCTGCGTGAGCTTCCGCGCGGGCGTCAGCCGATCACCACCAACGTCATCTTTGTGAAAGACAAACCCGCCTGGCTCGATCGGGCCTGGCAGCGCATCGTCGAAGAGGTTGCCGCGGGTCGCCAGGCCTACGTGGTGGCCCCGCGCATCGACGAGAGCGACGAGAGCGACAAAGCCGAAAACGGCGCCCGCCCGTCGGCGACCGCCGTGGGGCTCTATTCCCGGTTGCAGGCCGCCGAACTGGCGGGGCTGCGATTGGCGTTGATGCACGGACGCCTGTCGGCCGACGAGAAGGAAGCCGCGATGGCGGCCTTCCGCGCCGGCAACGTTGATGTGCTGGTGTGCACCACGGTCATCGAGGTGGGTGTCGATGTCCCCAACGCCACGGTGATGCTGGTGATGGACGCCGACCGCTTCGGCATCAGCCAGCTGCACCAGCTGCGCGGCCGCATCGGGCGTGGCGAACATCCCAGCCTTTGTCTGCTGGCCAGCTGGGTTTCGCCGGGCTCGCCGGCGGGGCGACGGCTGCGCGCGGTCGCTGAGACCATGGACGGCTTTGATCTTGCCGAGCTGGACCTCAAGGAGCGCCGGGAAGGAGACGTGCTGGGCCGAAACCAGTCCGGCAAGGCGATCACCCTACGCTTGCTGTCGCTGGCCGAGCATCGGGTATTCATCGAGGCCGCCCGGGACTTCTGCAACCAGGCGTATCAGCAGAGCACTGGCGGCGGTGGCCCACATCCCGGGTTGGCTCTGATGGCGGCGCGCTTCACCAACACCGATCGCATCGACTACCTGGACAAGTCATAACGTCGTGAACCGAAAGATGCTGCTGTGGCTGTCGGTGGCCGCGCTGCTTGCGGTGCTGGTCGCCTATCAGAGCGTGCGGGCGTCGACGGCCAGGCACGCAGAGGAGTTCGCCGCGCGGGCCGACGTTCCGACGGTCCAACCCGGGACCGACGTGCTCGCCGGGATCGGCGTGCTGCCGCGGCGAATGCACCGCTACGACTACCGCAGGGCCGCATTCGGCGCGGCCTGGGACGACAACAACGACGCCCCCGGCGGCCACAACGGGTGTGACACTCGTGACGACATCCTCGACCGCGATCTCGTCGACAAGACCTATGTGGTGACCAAGCGGTGTCCGAATGCGGTGGCCACCGGCACGCTGCACGACCCGTATACCAACACCATCGTCGTCTTCCAGCGTGGCGCCAGAGTGGGGCAATCGGTGCAGATCGATCACATCGTCCCGCTGTCGTATGCGTGGGACATGGGCGCATCGGACTGGCCGGCGGCGCGGCGGCTGCGGTTCGCCAACGATCCGGCCAACTTGCTGGCCGTGCAGGGGCACGCCAATCAGGACAAAGGGGACTCCCCGCCGGCCGGGTGGATGCCGCCCAACGCCGCGTTTGCGTGCCAATACGCCATGCAATTCATCGCCGTGCTGCGCGGATATGCGCTGCCGGTCGACCGGGCGTCGAGCGACGTCCTGCGCCAGGCCGCGGCGACCTGCCCGACCGGGTAGCCGGTTACACCCCGGCGAAGGTCATCGGGTCCTCACGCAGGCGGGTCCCGTCGTTGAGGCCGTTGATGGCGTCCATGTGCTGGGAGGCCAGCTCGAACTCGAACACGTCCAGGTTAGTGGCGATGTGCTCGGCATTGGAGGAACCGAAGATGACGGCATTGCCCAGTTGCAGGTTCCAGCGCAGCAGCACCTGGGTGGGCGTCTTGCCGTACTCGCCCGCGATCGAGGTCACGGTCGGGTTGTCGGCCAGCCGGCCGAGCGCCAGCGGGGTGTAGGACTGCGTCACCACGTTGTGCTGGGCATTTGCCTTGCGCAGCTCGTCCTGGTTGAGCAGCGGGTGCAACTCGACTTGGTTGACCGCGGGGGTGACGAAGGTCAGGTCGATGACGTTGGAGACGTGTTCCTCGGTGAAGTTGGACACCCCGATGGAGCGGGTGAAGCCTTCACCGCGGGCCTGGATGAGGCCGCCGAACGCGTCCACGTACTTGCCCACCGCCGGGGCCGGCCAGTGAATCAGGTACAGGTCGACGTAGTCCAAGCCCAGCCGGTCCAGGCTGGCCTTGCAGGCCTCGCGGGACGCGGTGAAGCCGTGGTCAGCGGTGGCGACTTTGGTGGTGACGAACAACTCCGCCCGGGGAATGCCGGATGCGGCGATGGCCCGCCCGACTGCCGCCTCGTTGCCGTATGCGGCGGCGGTGTCGATGAGCCGGCAGCCGATTTCCAATGCCGCGGACACCGCGCGCTCGGTCTCGTCATCCGACAACCCAGCGACGCCCATGCCGAGGACCGGCATGGTGTTCTCGTCATTGAGCGCTATCGATGGGGCAGAGGGGCTGGGGGCGCCCGGCATCATCTCACCTACCTGTGAAAATTGAACGTTCGCGGATTTTGACTAAGTCGGGTTCGAACCTCTGGCGACCAGGCCACCGTGATTTTATCGGCGCTCAGTTCAAAGTCGAACACGTTGGAAGTCGCTCGCAATCTGTCTGGGGGTTTACCGACTCAGGGGATCACGATATTACCGAGTTGTATATGTCACCTAATCAACGCCCGTGCTGCTGCTTCGTCGCAGGTGACGGCGACGGCGTTGCGCCCTGTGACGCTCGGTGTCGGGGGGCGCTTCGGGTGAACTTGTCCGGCGGTGGCCAGCGCCGATGCGTGGAAGATGGTCGGATGGCTGCCGCGCATCCGGCCCGCGGCTGCAACCGTGGTCCAGATTCGGCAACAGGGCTACCACGTACAGTTGGTCGCAGGGCACGTCGGACTCGCCGACCGCGCGCCGGGTTTCCCGTTCACTGCGGCTTACCTCGGGGGTTGTCGGGATCCAGCAGTTGCCGAGCCCGACGACGGCTACCGAATGATCGTCGTCCAGCAAGACGAGGCAAGACGAGGCTTGTCTAGCGATTCTAGGGAGTAGCCCATGACAAATAGCCTGCCAGGTGAGACGGACCTCCATCCTGAAACGGTGCACGCGACGATGAGCTGGCTGAGTCGCGTGCAGAACACCGTCACCGTCGTCGGCGCCAAGGTCATCCCATGGGTTCCCGATGTCGCCAAACGGCTGATCACACGGGGTCGCTCGGTCATCATCGACGGAAACACCCTCGATCCCGCATTGCAGCTGATGTTGTCGGGCATGCGGGTCGTGGGTCTGGACGGGCTGGTGATCGATGACGACCTGGCCGCTTCCCGCGCCCACATGCGCGAGGCGATGTTGGGATTTCCCGGTCCGCAGATCCATGTCGATGTCGAGGAATTAACCCTGCCCGGACCTGCCGGCGACATCAGCGCCAGGCATTACCGTCCGCCCGGCGATGCGGCCGCGCCGTTGCTGGTCTTCTACCACGGGGGCGGGTGGGCGCTCGGCGACCTCGACACCCACGACGCGGTCTGCCGACTGACTTGTCGCGATGCGGGCATCCATGTCCTGGCGATCGACTACCGGCTGTCGCCCGAGCATCGCGCCCCCGCCGCGATCGACGATGCGTTCGCGGCCTTTGAGTGGGCGCACGCGCACGCCGCCGAGCTTGGTGCTCTGCCGGGACGGGTTGCGGTCGGTGGCGACAGTGCGGGGGGCAACCTGGCGGCCGTGGTGAGCCAGCTGGCCCGAGACAGCGGAGGCCCGGCCCCGATTTTCCAGTGGCTCATCTACCCACGAACCGACTTTGCCGGGCGGACCCGTTCCGCGAGCCTGTTCGCCCGAGGGTTCTTGCTGACCAAACGCGACATCGACTGGTTTCACTCCCAGTACCTGAAGGGCTCCGGCATCGAGCCCGCGGACCCGCGGGTATCGCCGTTACGAGCCGAATCACTGGCCGGGCTGGCGCCGGCGCTGATCGCGGTGGCAGGCTTCGACCCGTTGCGTGACGAAGGCGAGAACTACGCGACCGCCCTCCGGGCCGCCGGCACCCCGGTTGACCTGCGCGCCATGGGGTCGCTGACGCACGGGTTCCTCAATCTGTTTCCGCTCGGTGGTGGTTGTGCCGCCGCAACCAGCGAGCTGATTTCTGCGCTGCGTGCACACCTGACCCGGGTTTGAGCGGTGCCGGTGGGGTGGCTTCGCGCCGTGGGTGCGGACCGTTGCGGGCACCATCGGTCAATATCGTCGTGGGTCTCAGCTGCGGCTGGCCGGCCGCCGGTACTCTAGAGGCGCCCGACCACCGGAGGCTGAACGAGCCCGCAAGCGAAGCGCAGCCGACCAATACATGTGAGGATCAGCAAACCTGTGGCCGACAAAAACAAGCGTCCCCCGCGGATCGACCTGAATTCGCCCGACGGCAAGTTCGGCCGGCTCATCCAGATCGGTGGCACCGCGTTCGTCGTGTTCTTCGCGGTCGCCCTGGTCTTCTACATCGTGACCTCGCATCAGAAAAAGGGCGGCAGTGCCGCCGGTCCCGACGACTCGGTCCGGGTGACGTCGAGCAAGCTGGTCACCCAGCCGGGGACCCAGGACCCCAAGGTCGTGATGACCTTCTACGAGGACTTCCTGTGTCCGGCGTGCGGCATGTTCGAGCGCGCGTTCGGCCCGACGGTGTCCAGGCTGGTCGACATCGGGGCGGTCGCCGCCGATTACACGATGGTCGACATTCTCTCCAGCCCGCGCAACCAGAACTATTCGGCGCGAGCCGCCGCCGCGGCGTACTGCGTCGCCGATGAGTCCATCGATGCGTTCCGGCGGTTCCACACCGCGATGTTCAGCAAGGACATTCAGCCGTCCGAGGTCGGCAAGACATTCCCCGACAACGCGAAGTTGATCGAAATCGCGCGTGAGGCGGGTGCGGCGGGAACGGTGCCGGACTGCATCAACAGCGGCAAGTACCTCGACAAGGTCAACGGGTTGGCGGTGGCAGCCAATGTGCATGCCACCCCGACGGTCAAGATCAATGGCGAGGAATACGAATGGTCGACGCCGGAAGCGCTGGTGGCCAAGATCAAAGAGATCGTGGGCCCCATTCCGGGCATTGACGCGGTCGCAGCCAACGCGACATCCTGACCACTGTGGTGTCAGCTGACTCCGCCGAGCGATCCAGCGACCTGACGTCAGGCGCCGTTCGCCAGGTGCACGTGCCCATGCCCAGCGCATGGTGGGTGCTGATCTGCGGTGTGACGGGCCTGCTTGCGTCCGGAGCGCTGACCGTGGAGAAGGTCAGGATCCTGCTCGACCCCAGCTATGTTCCCGCATGCAACATCAACCCCATCGTGTCGTGCGGCTCGGTGATGACGACCGCGCAGGCCTCGCTGCTGGGCTTTCCCAACCAGCTGTTCGGCATCGCGGCGTTCACCGTGGTGGTGGTCACCGGCGTGCTGGCGGTGACGAAAGTACCCCTGCCACGTTGGTATTGGGTGGGGCTGACGATCGGTGTCCTGGTCGGAACGGTGTTCGTGCACTGGCTGATTTTCGAGAGTCTCTACCGCATCGGGTCGCTGTGTCCGTACTGCATGGTGGTCTGGATCATCACCGCGACTTTGTTAGTCGTGGTTGGCTCGATAGCATTCCGTCCGGACCCGGACAGCACCAGCGGCGCTGCTGTGCGGGTGCTTTTCCAATGGCGGTGGTCGATTGCCACGCTGTGGCTCACCGCAGTGTTTCTGCTGATCATGGTTCGCTTCTGGAACTATTGGTCGACACTGCTCTAGGTGTCGAGTTTGCGTTGCGACGGGTGAAGTAAGGGGTCAATCATGATCTCAAAAGTGCTGGTGGCCAACCGCGGTGAGATCGCGATCCGCGCGTTTCGCGCCGCCTACGAATTGGGCGTCGGCACCGTTGCCGTCTACGCGTACGAGGACCGCAATTCGCTGCACCGGTCCAAGGCCGACGAGTCCTACCAGATCGGCGAGGTCGGGCACCCGGTGCGCGCCTACCTGTCGGTGGACGAGATCGTCGAAACCGCCCTCCGTGCGGGTGCGGATGCCATCTACCCGGGCTATGGGTTCCTGTCGGAGAACCCGGATCTGGCCGGGGCGTGTGCGGCGGCGGGCATCACCTTCGTCGGCCCCCGCGCCGAGCTGCTCCAGCTGACCGGAAACAAGTCCCGCGCGGTCACCGCGGCCAGGGAGGCCGGGCTGCCCGTGCTGAGGTCGTCGGCGCCGTCGGCCTCGGTGCAGGAGCTGGTGGCTGCGGCGCAGTCGGAGACCACCGGCCTGCGCTTTCCGCTCTTCGTCAAGGCGGTTGCCGGCGGTGGTGGCCGTGGCATGCGCCGGGTCAACGACATCTCCGCGCTGGCCGAAGCGATCGAGGCCGCCAGCCGCGAAGCCGAGTCCGCATTCGGTGACCCGACGGTGTATCTCGAACAGGCGGTGTTGAACCCCCGTCACATCGAGGTGCAGATCCTGGCGGACACGCAAGGCAACGTGATTCACCTCTACGAGCGCGACTGCAGTGTGCAGCGCCGTCACCAGAAGGTCATCGAGTTGGCGCCGGCGCCTAACCTGCCCGGTGAGCTGCGCGACAAGATCTGCGCGGATGCGGTCGCCTTCGCCCGTCACATTGGCTACACCTGCGCCGGTACCGTCGAGTTCCTGCTGGACCAAAGTGGTGAATACGTCTTCATCGAGATGAATCCGCGGATTCAGGTGGAGCACACCGTAACCGAGGAGATCACCGACGTCGACCTGGTTTCCAGCCAGATGCGGATTGCCGCGGGGGAGTCGCTCGAAGATCTGGGTTTACGACAGGAAACCGTCCGGCCGCACGGCGCCGCCCTGCAATGCCGGATCACCACCGAGGATCCGACCAACGGTTTCCGGCCCGACACCGGGCGGATCAGCGCCCTGCGCGCCCCCGGCGGCGCGGGCATCCGCCTGGACGGCAGCACCAACCTCGGTGCGGAGATCAGCGCGCACTTCGATTCCATGCTGGTCAAGCTGACCTGCCGGGGACGGGATTTCTCGACGGCGGTGAACCGGGCACGCCGGGCGATCGCCGAGTTCCGGATTCGCGGCGTATCGACCAACA is from Mycobacterium marinum and encodes:
- a CDS encoding HNH endonuclease family protein, which gives rise to MNRKMLLWLSVAALLAVLVAYQSVRASTARHAEEFAARADVPTVQPGTDVLAGIGVLPRRMHRYDYRRAAFGAAWDDNNDAPGGHNGCDTRDDILDRDLVDKTYVVTKRCPNAVATGTLHDPYTNTIVVFQRGARVGQSVQIDHIVPLSYAWDMGASDWPAARRLRFANDPANLLAVQGHANQDKGDSPPAGWMPPNAAFACQYAMQFIAVLRGYALPVDRASSDVLRQAAATCPTG
- a CDS encoding aldo/keto reductase, which translates into the protein MMPGAPSPSAPSIALNDENTMPVLGMGVAGLSDDETERAVSAALEIGCRLIDTAAAYGNEAAVGRAIAASGIPRAELFVTTKVATADHGFTASREACKASLDRLGLDYVDLYLIHWPAPAVGKYVDAFGGLIQARGEGFTRSIGVSNFTEEHVSNVIDLTFVTPAVNQVELHPLLNQDELRKANAQHNVVTQSYTPLALGRLADNPTVTSIAGEYGKTPTQVLLRWNLQLGNAVIFGSSNAEHIATNLDVFEFELASQHMDAINGLNDGTRLREDPMTFAGV
- the recG gene encoding ATP-dependent DNA helicase RecG, whose product is MVALSDRLDFVLGAKAAEALDEEFGIRTVDDLLRHYPRSYVEGGARRGTDDEQPEVGEHITIVDVITETKSFPMKKTPRRLCLRITLGSGRNKVTATFFNADYIKKGLTKNTRVMLSGEVGYFKGVMQLTHPAFLILDSPDGQHHGTKSLKSIADASQAISGELAMEEFERRFFPIYPASTKVQSWDIFKCVRQVLEVLDPVDEPLPAALRAEHGLISEDDALRAIHLAEDESEREQARRRLTFDEAVGLQWALVARRHGELSESGPPAPAQSDGLAAELLARLPFELTAGQREVLDELSDGLAATRPMNRLLQGEVGSGKTIVAVLAMLQMVDAGYQCALLAPTEVLAAQHLLSINDVLGPLAMGGQLGGADNATRVALLTGSMTAGQKKQVRAEIASGQVGIVIGTHALLQDAVEFHNLGMVVVDEQHRFGVEQRDQLRAKAPAGITPHLLVMTATPIPRTVALTVYGDLETSTLRELPRGRQPITTNVIFVKDKPAWLDRAWQRIVEEVAAGRQAYVVAPRIDESDESDKAENGARPSATAVGLYSRLQAAELAGLRLALMHGRLSADEKEAAMAAFRAGNVDVLVCTTVIEVGVDVPNATVMLVMDADRFGISQLHQLRGRIGRGEHPSLCLLASWVSPGSPAGRRLRAVAETMDGFDLAELDLKERREGDVLGRNQSGKAITLRLLSLAEHRVFIEAARDFCNQAYQQSTGGGGPHPGLALMAARFTNTDRIDYLDKS
- a CDS encoding DAK2 domain-containing protein; this encodes MGTTERPLDALALRDWAHTGVSDLITHLDEINRLNVFPVADSDTGANMLFTMRSALAQVDSTGGAGPEHPEDPEHRDVAQVAAALAAGALNGARGNSGVILSQILRGVSDVTDSAAAGQPLAAIDAALLAAALWRGVELVITSMGGEEVPGTIVSVLRAAAVAVRQCADAGEGLAAAVAAAGDAAVVALEKTPEQLDVLADAGVVDAGGRGLLVLLDALRSTITGQTPARSVYEPAPRSPALGAGVPAPVPQFEVMYLLAGCDAAAADTLRDRLSELGDSVAIAAAPSESYSVHVHTDDAGAAVEAGLAAGRLSKIVISALSSGTTALAAGGWTRQRAVLAIVDGDGAAELFAAEGACVLRPGAGAAAPASDLSAHQLVRAVVDTGAAQVMVLPNGYVAVEELVAGCTAAIGWGVDVVPVPTGSMVQGLAALAVHDPASQAVDDGYTMARAAGAARHGSVRIATETALTWAGTCKPGDGLGIAGDEVLIVADDVAAAAIGLVDLLLAPGGDLVTVLIGAGIDDDERIARLVESLEKHMHDHHPGTELVIYRTGHRGDALLIGVE
- a CDS encoding DsbA family protein, whose translation is MADKNKRPPRIDLNSPDGKFGRLIQIGGTAFVVFFAVALVFYIVTSHQKKGGSAAGPDDSVRVTSSKLVTQPGTQDPKVVMTFYEDFLCPACGMFERAFGPTVSRLVDIGAVAADYTMVDILSSPRNQNYSARAAAAAYCVADESIDAFRRFHTAMFSKDIQPSEVGKTFPDNAKLIEIAREAGAAGTVPDCINSGKYLDKVNGLAVAANVHATPTVKINGEEYEWSTPEALVAKIKEIVGPIPGIDAVAANATS
- a CDS encoding alpha/beta hydrolase, coding for MSWLSRVQNTVTVVGAKVIPWVPDVAKRLITRGRSVIIDGNTLDPALQLMLSGMRVVGLDGLVIDDDLAASRAHMREAMLGFPGPQIHVDVEELTLPGPAGDISARHYRPPGDAAAPLLVFYHGGGWALGDLDTHDAVCRLTCRDAGIHVLAIDYRLSPEHRAPAAIDDAFAAFEWAHAHAAELGALPGRVAVGGDSAGGNLAAVVSQLARDSGGPAPIFQWLIYPRTDFAGRTRSASLFARGFLLTKRDIDWFHSQYLKGSGIEPADPRVSPLRAESLAGLAPALIAVAGFDPLRDEGENYATALRAAGTPVDLRAMGSLTHGFLNLFPLGGGCAAATSELISALRAHLTRV
- a CDS encoding vitamin K epoxide reductase family protein, with the translated sequence MVSADSAERSSDLTSGAVRQVHVPMPSAWWVLICGVTGLLASGALTVEKVRILLDPSYVPACNINPIVSCGSVMTTAQASLLGFPNQLFGIAAFTVVVVTGVLAVTKVPLPRWYWVGLTIGVLVGTVFVHWLIFESLYRIGSLCPYCMVVWIITATLLVVVGSIAFRPDPDSTSGAAVRVLFQWRWSIATLWLTAVFLLIMVRFWNYWSTLL